The genomic segment CTCTTTTAAAGACTAACTGGAGACTGACATCATCTGAAACCTCTTACATTCCAAACAGCTCTCATACAGTACCACTCCTAACAACCCCCAAGTTCTCCATCAGGTGACCATGAATGTCACATAAATTAGCTTGGACAGTTTGGCGTTCAACCATGTGGGTATCAGAATTGGCCTTAGGGTAAACAACACCCCTGTGCTAAAAATATTTGTGTGCAGTCCTCAAGAATGTAAAAAGCACTGTACAAAGTCTATAAATTACAATGGTCCCTTCCTCTCCCCAGCTGGAAATAAAGCCCAAGACTTACCTTCCTGTGCACACAGgtataatgtaaaagaaaaaataacatttttactgaAAGGTGTATGTTTTGTATGTTAAATAGATGAATACTGTAATGATGAGTCTAGCACTCTCCTTCCTCATGGCTGACAATGTAGCTTCTCAGGTTGAACACCCCATGGTCATATCTGTTGGGCATGTACGTCACCTTGGGCTAGGAAGGGGCAAAGAGTTTTATCTGTTAAGAATATTGCTGATAATTAGTAACTATGCAGTTGAATACAGAAAAAACGTCCACATTTCTGTAGATAAGCACAAATGagggcaggcagaaaacaagtcCTCTAAAACAGGCTAGAGGTCAAAGGCAGGTGCAGACAAACATAACCAGGAGCAGGCCAAAGTTTGAGACAGGCAGAGGTCTTGAGGAGTCtagaaacaggccaaggtcaaactggggagtcagaaccagaggggACAGAAACAGGGTCACAGGACATAACATAAGGCTGAAAAAAGGCAGGTTGCCCAAATGATCCAGCATGGGGGCACcaggcttaaatagccctttaACGAGTTATTGCCTGCAGCCGGACAGGGGGTGTGGATCCTGGAAGATTTAGGCAATAACACAGAAGTTATTCTTTCAGGGTCAGGCTACCGCCACACTTCCTCTTGTTGCTCAAGTCGGAGTAGCGGAGCAGTGGCAGGAATACAACAGGCCCCTGGgtggaaatttactaacctgtgaaaatttgccagcgacggcttcgcacccacAGGTACACTTCGGCATgagaaaattcactcagacaacactagcgaagttatgtcCAGGGCACTggacgctgtcgaattttcactagcattacttcggcaatcaaagcgaagatgcactagcgttcaattatgcctagcgaaacttcgttagaggtcttcgctcaggttagtttgcatacagcgggaaattataaagttgaatggccgtatatgttgcagcaaatacattacactacacaaatccagggaaccttaataaataaaatagagttgttataatgccctacacatgagcccactgtatagtttatgttccatatgttagaaaatgtatgggggaactcggttatccagaaaaaaatttttgcaggctatcactctgaaaaaaagaaaagacgtcagcgttttttgggacttagaaacttttcccactaaaaatatgatttaattaacagaagactgaggaagatctatgcactccaatgcacttcacctggtctgaactggcgaaggcaagtctggcgaaagaggtaacgttcagtaaaatcggcatCCTAGTGAATTtgggagtaacgtccattcgcgaGAGCGAAAATTCGGCTGAGTGTGAATGagcactagcgtctgtctctttcgttagtgaagttatgcctgtggggccgttagtaaatcggcaaagtgtctgaaagcagtaacgctgacgaattgtcgccagcgttagtcactttgccctttagtaaatctgccccctggtttGAACCAAGGGAGTTCCTGACACTATCAGACCATCATAGTTCATCATAGTTGGTCTGTCTCCCCCTCCCCCACTTGGTGGGTAAATGGCATCAGACGCCTTAGGATCAATCCTTCAGAAAAACCAAAGTTGTCAACttctttaaaaaagtgaaaaatacatATCACACCTTCCTGCCGGTAAATATCAGATGCCTTTGTTGTCTAACCTAGCTGTTTGTACGGAACAATGATTGATATTTGTGTTCTGAACACAGTATCTGTATGCCTGGGGCAGATTCCTTAGTGGCAGCTGCAGCTGAGAACTGGCATTGAGATTTGTCCTTGGCTTTCTTCCCAGCCATTGCCTCTGCTTGAAAGGGCCCTACTGAAGAAGTCTTGCTGCAGGACTCCAAAGTAGCCCTGGAATGTGGCCTATCCCTCTTcacttttttgttaaataattgtTACATTGTGCAGAATTTGTAACACTGACTAAATTAAAGAAACATGCACGAGGGCTAACATTTGCAAAGAAACATGCCCAATGATTTTGACCAAGCTACTGATGATTCTAAGTCCTCATTACTCACTGTATCAGTTTGTCTCTGACAGTTATTATGTACCTTTAAAAAGGGGCCAAAAGTTGTTTTGGGGAGTGTATTGTGCAGTGTCATAGGTCTAATATACCACATATTGATCATATAATTTCACTATGGTGATTAACAAAGGCTGAAAATCATGTGGAAAGTGCTCTCCTTCATTATATGTGTAACTTGGTATACAGCACTTCATTTAAGGACAACAATCAGTAGAAGTGACCCAAATATGCCCATAAACAGACAGGATAATGTCCCAATGCTCAAGAAGGATGGGGGACAGTTACTGTATGATATGACTGATCCAGATGGACTAGCAAAGTACTGCATATTGCCTTGAATTTTTTGTAATCAGTCAGCAAAAGATCTGGGCAGAGAAAAGGGAGGAGGTCTTGTGGATTAGGAGTTCAGCAACGGTGTGAGATTTGCTTCATCTGTGAGATGTACTTGTGCCTGCCAAACCCATACGCAGCAGAGCTCTAGAAAACAGGGAAAGAACTTACATCATGACTTTCCGTAAGTACCTGGACCTTCAGCTAAACTACCTGCTGTAACTGCCTAAACTGGAACTTCAGGGATTTTGTTCATTAGAGCTTTAGTTTCATGTTATAAGCTAGCTTCTGAGAATTGTTGTCAATGAAAGACAAAATGTGAGTTCATGATAAAGACTATACACTGTACAATGTTATTTGGTTGTAAGAACTGTGGAATATTAACTTTGGAGAAAAGTCATCATTGTTTCATCGTCTTTCAcctattatttatattgtaaaaaacatttatatatcttGATAATTATTGGGGAAGTATTTTTCTAGATTGACAATGTTGAATAAATACTGTAACATGGCACAACTTAGAAGGAATCCCACACCAAAAAATAACAAAGGGCACATAAAGGACCAACTGTGTAAACCCTTACCGAGTAGAAGAGGTGGTCCAAGTGCTCTagccccagaccctcagtttAAGGAGCAGACATCCAGAAATGGCAACAACATGGGCTTATAGACCCACAAAGGTCAGAGAGAGTCAAATAaaagaaattacattaaaattgCCATCTCAAGAATGTCCCTACGTGTTTGTGTCCTGTTTACCTTTGTGTTTTGTGCCCTTAGTCACGGGCTTAAAAGTTCCATACAGTTTTAaccattttttatgtaaaatgagTTGAATCTTGAGCCGATTGGAGCTAAATGGTGATTCTATAGAAAGACGATCATCTCAGGTTTTGGACAGTATATGTGGGCAGACTATTGATCACAGTACTTGTagggtttatatttaatttaaaaacatgggTTTAAGAACCCCAGTTCAAAATCAGTTTGGGGCCTCTTTAGCAATAACACTACTGTAAGGGTCATATTTCTGCAATTCCAGGATTATCCAGAACAGAAAATGAGTGTTCACCCTTTTAcctcagaccccccccccccaactgttaGAGCAGCCCCACATGCTTGTGAATCTGCCATATGAAGTGTTGTGTTCTGTTTTTACTGGGGAGAGAGAACaggcactatacaaataaattacactGGCAAGTTAATTTTCTCATAGGGCAAGGATGATTGCATTTGAATATGGAGTCACACCTAGGTAGTTGATGATTTATAATTGCAGTTCAATAATATTGCAACGTTCCCACCTACCATAGCATGAGTGAATCATAATGTCAAATGCTGTAAACAGATGTTTGACACACCATTGTTTCCTTAacacattaatattttttaacagcACCTGAACTTTCTGGAGTTGACtttgatttattaaagaatgCTCATGAGCACAGAACACAAGGAATCAGGGGGATTGGACTTGTTCTTCGGAGAGGGCAGACCTTCACCTTAAAGTTGCAGTTTCGTTATTGGGGACAAGATGCAGCGCTTGAAAATCTGAACCTTATCGCACAAATAGGTGGGTCTGGTCAATGCAGAACCCTTTCATTTTCTATCATACAACATCTCccttactttttttctgtatgttgGCTTTTTGCAGGACCTTATCCATCACCACAAAGTGGCACACAAATCTACTTCCCCGTGTCCAAGCTCAGAGACAACAGATCTTGGAGTGCAGAGGTGGAAGGTGAAAATAATGGCGTTTTATCAGTCAAAATACAAACATCGGCAACCGCCATCATTGGGCGATATAGTCTTTTACTTGAAGGAACGTACAGGGGAATGCCTGTCTCTCATAACTTGGGAAACTTCGTTTTACTTTTCAATCCGTGGTGCCCAGGTAAGCAGCTATTTTAAAGATGAATTCAACAGTGCTCAAACCCATTGTATAGTCAATATGGGATGCTTGAGAAAGGATATTAAGAAAGGCCTTTTTAATTAGCCAATTGGTTTCAGAAAAATGTTATTGATCAGCCAATATGAAGCCAGTTTACATTTCTCGACCTTTCATGGTGCAAAACATACAGAcagtttaattggctcctgattgatcattgaccatagtgtgtgtcaatgtgatagggacttagaACATGAATGATGTGACTGATAATATAGTATAATCACTGGAAAAGTACCGCAGAACAAAAGGCTATTTAAAACATAATCATTTAAAGTTGTGTCAAGCCAGCAAGCcatttgtggttaaaaaaaatatatatgccacGTACCTAAGCCAATGATCTTGACCATGTTGTTTATTGACAAGAATATGCTGTATTTTGGAATGGCATAATAAACAAACATTAGACAAGTCTCATGGGTGTGTTGCTTGATGTGTAAATATAATTAGAATAGTATAACAATTTAAATGTTGTACCTGCTCCTTTTATtaagaattaaatgtaaatattagtaTTCGAATAGCAACACAACCTGCATGTTCCTCCTAATTCATGTACAGGTCAAGTCTCTTTGCTATAAATGCATACATCAAAGTAAATAGACGTATGAGCAGTTCTTACACAGTCAAGCACTCCATAAGGTTTCCAAGCAATTTGATATTTTTCCAGTTTCATGACTACCAGTAAATTGTTATCTAGTTGACACATTATCAAAACATATCGATGCAACAATTCATTACATTGTGTTTCAGCGCTTTGAAATACATTCGTTTATTGGGGATGTTTGTCCTCAGCATGCATTATTATCATCTATAAAATGTCTTAAAAAGTGATAAATCAAGCCTTAGTATGATGTCCATTGACCCTTCCCTACTGCTGTTCAGAGGGGTTTTTGCTCTATTGTGctttttgcaaaatataaaagGCAAGTTTTGTGCCACGTTTTAGGTGGCAAGACTTTTATTTATGGATTCTATGGGTTCCCAGAGAGACTCTGCAGCTTTTACTTTATTGACCCCTTAATGCCTACCAACATGCATTGAACTATAACCCCTGCTATTCAATAAACAATACAGGCATTTTCAGCAATTTCTAATGAGGATGAAGAAGGAAAGGTTTCTCCTCTAGTGGTTAAACATTTGACTGCCCTAAAACTCTCCCTGGTTAGAGAATTAATGATGTTGCCCATTGTTTATCATTGCAGTGAGAAATATTTATTGTTCGCTTTATTGATGTGCTTTGAATTACAGAGGATGATGTCTTTCTAAATGATGAAGCATTAAGACAGGAGTATGTGATGAATGAACATGGCACTATGTATCAAGGGACCAAAGACTTTATTAAAAACATACCCTGGAATTATGGTCAGGTACTacaatgctttctttttttttttaaaataatatttttattcattttcaagtaTGCATAACAGGAATGCTGATCATGATACAGTGAATATCGCCGGACCAGGCCAGGTATGCAATAGGGGTACATTGTTTGGGACTAGTAACAAAACTGTAGATTCTGAAATACACGTGGCATGTCACATTTCGAGAATATGCTCTGTTTCCACCATTCTTGCTCTTGTATTTTGAGGCCTTGTTCCATTCGTAGTTGCATTCCACATTATGCATAATGGGGAAGATGGATAGAGGatagaaaagagaaaatgaacaTAAAGTGTAGGGAGGGGAAGCTGATAAGGAATAGAAGTAAAGAAGGGGGGTAGGGAATTAGGGGGTTAAAGAGCAAGCTCTGAGAGGTGAGTGGAAGGGGGGGGTAGAGGGATTGCCTAGCCCAACTGGGTGCTACGTGAGAGTCAAACTACTAACCTGGGTATCGTCAACTTTATCTGGTTTGCGGCAGTCATGTGGTACGTACACTCCCAAGGCTCCTAGagtgtgtatattatttttaaatactgcATGGCATAGACAAGCCAGTCAGGCCTGTAATATCTAAACCAAAAAGCGAGCTATGCTCACACGGGACATAATTGTTTGTATGAGTCTGAATCAAGGAACTGTAACCAATAGAGCCACTTTTGGGTATAGCTCTGAAAATCAGTTGAAGAGTCTATTTTCAATTCCTCAAATCTTTGAATTTCCCCCATTTTTTGTACTACAATGCTTTCTACCATTTCCCCACCGCTAACCCCCTTTAGTTTCAATTAAACATTATTTCATTTCACCCGTCAGTCTACAGCAATAGAAGTTTTTGCAAACTTCTGTATGATCTCATTTAAGctaattatatgtataatttgAAATTTCTCACTTGTTCCTATTGATTCACAAACCTTACTATATCAGTTTGAAGATGGAATTGGGGAGGTTTGCCTCAGGATCCTTGACATGAACCCAAATTGTTTAAAGGACCCTGCCACAGATTGTTCCAAAAGAGGAGATCCAATATATATCTGCAGAGTTGTTTCTGCCATGGTAAGCTactatcaactgattcatttctggtttttaaagAAAGTTATATGTCAATTCCATAAGTGCAAGAGAAATGAGATTTTATGAGCATTACACTATAAACAACCTCCATAATCATTGGAGAATCAGTGGTTAAGAGGACTAACAAAGGAATAAATCAGTTGTTGTTTGGTCACTATATTAAGAACTTGTAATATACTTTATTTCTATACTACAAAATTTTACAACTCCTTATGTGGCTTTTTAGCTAATGAATGAATATCTCGAATGATTTACATTTGTATTGCCCCTTTATCATGTGCAGATCAATTCTAATGATGACTGTGGTGTGGTCGAGTCCTCTTGGGATGATTTATTTCGAGGAGGAGTTGAGCCAAGCTCATGGAATGGTAGTGTTGCTATACTACGGCAATGGCATGCAAGTGGGTGCAGGCCTGTTAAATATGGCCAATGCTGGGTCTTTGCTGGAGTACTGTGCACAGGTAAGCATTGTATTCAGCCATAAACACATCAATAAATCTCAGGTCGAAAATGCTCCCATGTGTCCTAACACTAAACAATGGGAGTGGGTAATACAATGGGAGAGTAATACGGAAGCAGCTGGGTGCTGCATTGTAAATTGTGGCGCAAGACCTTGCCCAGTGAGAGTGCCTGGAATTTGTaagaaatgcattatattttcctttaattttaataCTTCTCATTTTCTCCTCAGTGATGAGGTTCTTGGGCATCCCAACACGTCCAGTGACAAACTATGACTCTGCCCATGATACCAATTGCACTTTGACTGTGGATGAATATTATGATGAAACTGGGAAACAGCTAGAGACCCAAGGGGACACAATCTGGTAGGAAAATGATCAAGCGAAAAGCATGCAAAGATCGGAGCCCTAGGCAGCATTTTATAGCCAAGTATATGATAATTTCTAAGCAAGTATGTGATTCATTAGACACCCACCACCCCAAAAACTATCTAACCATTTTTTAAgaaccatttttataattataGGCTAATCATGCTAAAATGTATCAAGAATCTGAAAATGCCTGGTTGAACATTGTTATAGTAATCTGGATATTTCTGGCACTCTTATGTTTACTAGACATCCTCCAGATATTGGTTGTCTAAACAGAATCACTTTTCCCTTTTAGACCATTTCTGAACTGGTAAAAAGCAGACGAAGCCAAGGGTGTGTTGCTCTCATTACAGGCAGCATGGTACATGGTTCTTATAGCCATGAGTACCTTGTATACATGGAAAAGAGGCAGACGTGAGCATTGTTGTGCTGCTGGGCTTTTTAACCTAATCAAAATTGTCCAGTACACAGTTTACATATGTGTCAGGGTGGAAGGCTGTCTGGACCAGATTAAAGGCAAAGTCTTTGTGcaccaaatattaggcaccccaagtgattgtacagtatatacttacatgaaaccccgggctggtgctcctatcagcagaaaactgcaccggcccggggttcttccaccGAGCAACACAAACCGATCCTCTTCTAGCTCAGAAACTCGGCAACCTAAAAATAAGCAAACTAGAGAAAAGAAGTGCATCCAGGAAtaacaaaagaaacaaatattAGTTTTACACTCAATCAGCCGGTATTTTTTGTGGTCAGTTGAAGTGATTCCCTGGAGGCTCCGTCACTGGCCTCCTCTTTATATATCAATGTATATCCAGGGTTTGGGAATCACACACTATAGGCAGATTAACTGCAAGTTGCATTTATTATTGtccacactacatgttttgggcagCAAGACCATTTTTCAAGAAAATGCAACTTGCAGTTAATCTGCCTATAAGTGTGTGATTCCCAAACCCTGGCTATACTTTGACAATCACCTAATTGAAACTCAGTTGGAATTCAGCATAACTGGTATGAATAAAGAGTCTTCAATTTAATTTGTCATTTGAACACTACTTACATTTTGCTTTATGGCTGTAATCAAGAATTTCTTCTTCCAAGGAACTTTCATGTTTGGAATGAGTGCTGGATGGCAAGAAAGGATCTCCGTTCAGGGTACGATGGCTGGCAGGTAGTGGATGCCACCCCACAGGAGATAAGTGGAGGTACCAAAGAATCCCAGTGACCATTAATAAGGAAAATAGGTGTATTAGTCTTCAAAGTTAAAATTAGCAGTGCAGCCTTAATCATCTACTGTTTTATGTGTTCCCTTTCAAATATGAATAGTTTTTGGACATGGGGTACCTAAGATTTCAGTTCCCCCAAGTGATATGCCTGAGATTCAAcccaattggtcttaattatcaGCAACTCATGTTTGGGGATGTCTTACATGCGACTCTCCTCTCAAGTGGGCTTTTGCTTTACTGTtggaggaagggttaaccacaCTGTATCTCACCACAAAACAGATATTTCAAATAACTTGGGTACCAttggttctttaaaaacaaatggatCACAAAACCCCAGAGTTTTCACTTAGTGAAACAATCCTCAGTGCTAGACAAAGCTCACAGAGGTGTATTTCTCCAGGAATCTCTCTATTTCTGCACctgaccacttgagtccctatactGGCAGCAAAGACACTGCAATGTACTAACCCAACTGGTCTCCTTATTGGAGCCTTTGACTCCTCTACTACCATAATCctgcctctcactcctagagtgagctattACAAATCTATCTTTGCACTTGCTTCACCTACTGGAACCGACCTCAGTCACAGGCCCTTCAGAACACCACCTCCTCCAGCCAGTGGGGAGCAAAAGATGATGAGCACATGTGGGCTTCCCcttttataaacttgggaacctTGACAGCCCAAGCGGTATTACTgaactaaagaagcagggctgaccggcactcatacggatccacaagaccagagatattcagttaaaaaataaatttattggtagaaaagttaaaattataGCTCCATCTTGGGTGGATGGAGATGGAGCtataattttaacttttctaccagtaaattaattttttaactgaatatctctggtcttgtggatccgtatgagagccggtcagccctgcttctttatcttctgctgtaccgctccctgaagctgggggtctggggctggtgcacctggacaaccttcactgtttggtgagttactttataACTAATTCTGGAGCACATTGTCCTCCTCTAACCATTTGTTAGGAACATGCACCCCCTCCCTACTCTGGCCTATCCTTTAGCTGGCCAAAACCATTGTGGGGACATACCTGAATAAAAGTTGGCAATGCCTTTACCCATGTACTTAgcaacacaacaaaaaaattatgaaagagAACACAACTTGCTGCCTAGGGTGCTGCAGAGAAGAAGGTGCCTTTTCAGATGCAACTTTAAATATCTTCAACTCCTTCCCTCACCGTCTGAAATATTCTACAAGGCACCTTATTATAGAAAAGGTGATTTTTATAGTCCttaaatggaaatataaataaaccattaacAGTAGCCTAATAAGTGCTGTGCCAGCACCTGCCAAGGCTACCACAAACATTTTTTGGGCAACTTAAAAATGTGCCTAAACAGTCCTATGTGACATTGCCCTGAATGTGGAATGCTCTAAACATACTGGTGTATATGTGCCCTTCTAGTAGGAGTGAGGTCCCGGAGTGTCACAG from the Xenopus laevis strain J_2021 chromosome 9_10L, Xenopus_laevis_v10.1, whole genome shotgun sequence genome contains:
- the tgm3l.1.L gene encoding protein-glutamine gamma-glutamyltransferase 5; amino-acid sequence: MTFPPELSGVDFDLLKNAHEHRTQGIRGIGLVLRRGQTFTLKLQFRYWGQDAALENLNLIAQIGPYPSPQSGTQIYFPVSKLRDNRSWSAEVEGENNGVLSVKIQTSATAIIGRYSLLLEGTYRGMPVSHNLGNFVLLFNPWCPEDDVFLNDEALRQEYVMNEHGTMYQGTKDFIKNIPWNYGQFEDGIGEVCLRILDMNPNCLKDPATDCSKRGDPIYICRVVSAMINSNDDCGVVESSWDDLFRGGVEPSSWNGSVAILRQWHASGCRPVKYGQCWVFAGVLCTVMRFLGIPTRPVTNYDSAHDTNCTLTVDEYYDETGKQLETQGDTIWNFHVWNECWMARKDLRSGYDGWQVVDATPQEISGGTYCCGPAPVKAVKEGDLDVNYDVPFVYAEVNGDVVHWVVNENGVKQGQVDTIAIGKNFTTKRVGNNDREDVTSHYKYAEGSPQERSIFAKAANSVKSKRPFSARESGMALDFEVLLKLAESPTIGQPIVLYCKIYNKSFAPKKLSVNMSAQTIQHNGTPLNQFWKNKFDVEVFPNQATDGYFQIHPFQYQQFVRSDNSIRATVLTTDLQSKQFRFAAQNIVIKEPTIDIKIYGVPQLNRPLNVQLSFQNSLNEVLTNCVMMAEGAGLLPDGPAQAYMGNINPLRSGSVRLICVPTKRGKLQLEVNFSCNKIQNIKGSATIMVSAF